The proteins below come from a single Drosophila suzukii chromosome X, CBGP_Dsuzu_IsoJpt1.0, whole genome shotgun sequence genomic window:
- the Cyp18a1 gene encoding cytochrome P450 18a1: MLADSYLIKFLLRQLQVQQDGDAQHLLMVFLGLLALVSLLQWLLRNYRELRKLPPGPWGLPVIGYLLFMGNEKHTRFMELAKRYGSLFSTRLGSQLTVVMSDYKMIRECFRREEFTGRPDTPFMQTLNGYGIINSTGKLWKDQRRFLHDKLRQFGMTYMGNGKQQMQKRIMTEVHEFIGHLHASDGKPVDMSPVISVAVSNVICSLMMSTRFSIDDPKFRRFNFLIEEGMRLFGEIHTVDYIPTMQCFPSISTAKNKIAQNRAEMQRFYQDVIDDHKRSFDPSNIRDLVDFYLCEIEKAKAEGTDAELFDGKNHEEQLVQVIIDLFSAGMETIKTTLLWINVFMLRNPKEMRRVQDELDQVVGRHRLPTIEDLQYLPVTESTILESMRRSSIVPLATTHSPTRDVELNGYTIPAGSHVIPLINSVHMDPNLWEKPEEFRPSRFIDTEGKVRKPEYFIPFGVGRRMCLGDVLARMELFLFFASFMHCFDIALPEGQPLPSLKGNVGATITPEAFKVCLKRRPLAPTAADPHHMRNVGAN, from the exons ATGCTGGCCGACTCGTACCTGATCAAGTTCCTGCTGCGCCAGCTGCAGGTGCAGCAGGATGGCGACGCCCAGCACCTGCTGATGGTCTTCCTGGGCCTGCTGGCCCTCGTCAGCCTGCTCCAGTGGCTGCTGCGGAACTACCGCGAGCTGCGCAAGCTACCCCCGGGTCCCTGGGGCCTGCCCGTGATCGGGTATCTGCTGTTCATGGGCAACGAGAAGCACACCCGCTTCATGGAGCTGGCCAAGCGCTACGGCTCCCTGTTCTCCACCCGACTGGGCAGCCAGCTTACGGTCGTGATGAGCGACTACAAGATGATCCGCGAGTGCTTCCGGCGCGAGGAGTTCACCGGACGCCCGGACACCCCCTTCATGCAGACGCTGAACGGCTATG GCATTATCAACAGCACTGGCAAGCTGTGGAAGGATCAGCGCCGCTTTCTGCACGACAAGCTCCGCCAGTTCGGCATGACCTACATGGGCAACGGCAAGCAGCAGATGCAGAAGCGCATCATG ACGGAAGTGCACGAGTTCATCGGCCATTTGCACGCCAGCGATGGCAAGCCCGTCGACATGTCGCCCGTCATCTCGGTGGCCGTCAGCAATGTGATCTGCAGCCTGATGATGTCCACCCGGTTCAGCATCGACGACCCGAAGTTCAGGCGCTTCAACTTCCTCATCGAGGAGGGCATGCGGCTGTTCGGCGAGATCCACACCGTTGACTACATCCCCACCATGCAGTGCTTCCCCAGCATCTCGACGGCCAAGAACAAGATCGCCCAGAACCGCGCCGAGATGCAGCGCTTCTACCAGGACGTGATCGATGACCACAAGCGCAGCTTCGATCCCAGCAACATCCGCGACCTGGTCGACTTCTACCTGTGCGAGATCGAGAAGGCCAAGGCCGAGGGCACCGATGCCGAGCTCTTCGACGGCAAGAATCACG AGGAGCAACTGGTGCAGGTGATCATCGACCTGTTCTCCGCCGGCATGGAAACCATCAAGACCACTCTGCTGTGGATCAACGTGTTCATGCTGCGCAACCCCAAGGAGATGCGCCGCGTCCAGGACGAACTCGATCAGGTGGTGGGACGCCACCGCCTGCCCACCATCGAGGACCTGCAGTACCTGCCCGTCACCGAGTCCACCATCCTGGAGTCCATGCGCCGTTCCAGCATCGTTCCCTTGGCCACCACTCACTCGCCCACAAG GGATGTGGAACTCAACGGGTATACCATACCGGCCGGCTCGCATGTCATCCCGCTGATCAACAGCGTCCACATGGACCCCAACCTGTGGGAGAAGCCCGAGGAGTTCCGCCCCTCGCGATTCATCGACACCGAGGGTAAGGTGCGCAAGCCGGAGTACTTCATCCCCTTCGGAGTGGGCCGGCGGATGTGCCTGGGCGACGTGCTGGCGCGGATGGAGCTCTTCCTGTTCTTCGCCTCCTTCATGCACTGCTTCGACATCGCCCTGCCCGAGGGCCAGCCGCTGCCCAGCCTCAAGGGCAACGTGGGGGCCACCATCACGCCGGAGGCCTTCAAGGTCTGCCTCAAGCGCCGCCCCCTGGCGCCCACCGCCGCCGATCCGCACCACATGCGCAACGTTGGCGCCAACTGA
- the Cyp308a1 gene encoding LOW QUALITY PROTEIN: probable cytochrome P450 308a1 (The sequence of the model RefSeq protein was modified relative to this genomic sequence to represent the inferred CDS: inserted 1 base in 1 codon), with protein MLLPLLLCLLLVATLLLWIWQGNHWRRLGLEGPFGWPFVGNMLDFALARRSYGEVYEQIYRQNPGLKYVGFYRLFNEPAILVRDQELVRQILVGSHFADCANNAVNVDHHRDVLASHNPFIANGDRWRLLRADLVALFTPSRVRQTLPHVASACQLLRARLPLKRFEAKDLATRYTLQVVASVVFGLNAHCLGDQEMEEETTSRWLKWLAPLFQPSAWSLLETIALLHSPRLASLIGHRYVPLPLQNWFVELVEARSGGDNLLQWLAEGKRTLGKDELAGHATTLLLEGYETSAMLLAFVLYELALNENVQRSLHFELDEVAQRHNDNLMDHSALAALRYTEAALLEALRLHPAMQALQKRCTKPFTLPAQKEGSACDLRVSLGTVLVLPVQAIHLDPELYPEPSQFRPERFLNQPPMGCRFLGFGFGHRMCPGMRLGLLQTKAALATLLQDHCVLLVGQDQARVEVSPLTFLTASKXGIWLRLERRTPE; from the exons ATGTTACTGCCACTGCTCTTGTGCCTCCTTCTGGTGGCCACTCTACTGCTTTGGATATGGCAGGGCAACCACTGGCGACGCCTGGGACTGGAGGGACCATTCGGCTGGCCATTCGTCGGGAACATGTTGGACTTTGCTTTGGCCCGGCGCTCTTATGGCGAGGTCTACGAGCAAATCTACAG GCAGAATCCCGGCCTAAAATACGTGGGCTTCTATCGCTTGTTCAACGAACCCGCCATTCTGGTGCGTGACCAGGAGCTGGTGCGTCAGATCCTGGTGGGCAGCCACTTTGCGGACTGTGCCAATAATGCTGTTAATGTGGACCACCACCGTGATGTCCTGGCTAGCCACAATCCCTTTATTGCCAATGGTGACCGTTGGCGACTCTTGAGGGCCGACCTGGTGGCCCTCTTCACGCCCAGCCGCGTGCGTCAGACATTGCCTCATGTGGCCAGTGCCTGCCAGTTGCTCCGGGCTCGACTGCCGCTTAAACGCTTCGAGGCCAAGGATTTGGCCACCCGCTACACGCTGCAGGTAGTCGCCTCCGTGGTCTTCGGTCTGAATGCCCATTGCCTAGGCGACCAGGAAATGGAGGAGGAGACTACAAGTCGCTGGCTGAAGTGGCTAGCTCCGCTTTTTCAGCCAAGTGCCTGGAGTTTGCTGGAGACCATTGCACTCCTGCACTCCCCTCGTTTGGCCAGCCTCATAGGCCATCG ATACGTGCCCCTGCCCCTGCAGAATTGGTTTGTGGAGTTGGTGGAAGCGAGGAGTGGCGGCGACAATCTCCTCCAATGGCTGGCGGAGGGCAAACGGACGTTGGGAAAGGACGAGCTAGCCGGGCATGCCACCACTCTTCTCCTGGAGGGATACGAAACCTCGGCCATGCTCCTAGCCTTTGTCCTATACGAATTGGCCCTCAATGAGAACGTCCAGCGAAGTCTACACTTCGAATTGGATGAGGTAGCCCAACGCCACAATGACAATTTGATGGACCACTCGGCCCTAGCCGCACTTCGCTATACTGAAGCTGCGCTCCTTGAGGCACTGCGTCTTCACCCAGCCATGCAGGCTCTCCAGAAGCGCTGCACCAAGCCCTTCACCCTTCCAGCCCAGAAAGAAGGATCTGCCTGCGATCTCAGGGTGTCTCTGGGCACTGTCCTTGTGCTGCCCGTCCAGGCCATTCATCT AGATCCCGAATTGTATCCTGAACCCAGCCAGTTTCGTCCAGAGCGCTTTTTGAACCAGCCACCTATGGGCTGCCGCTTTCTAGGTTTCGGCTTTGGACACCGAATGTGTCCAGGAATGCGTCTTGGCTTGCTACAGACGAAAGCTGCCCTGGCCACACTCCTGCAGGATCACTGCGTCCTGCTGGTGGGTCAGGACCAGGCTAGGGTGGAGGTTTCCCCGCTAACATTCCTTACCGCCAGCA GGGGCATATGGTTGCGTTTGGAGAGAAGGACTCCCGAATAA